A genome region from Erigeron canadensis isolate Cc75 chromosome 3, C_canadensis_v1, whole genome shotgun sequence includes the following:
- the LOC122590670 gene encoding major pollen allergen Art v 1-like, with amino-acid sequence MAKYLYTFLAGLLLLLLIAIPEIKAQGQSICKTVIRDGLCKDAQDKAVCNATCLGSLKANHFQCTDHKACMCYWKCPLPHSIHKKPAPLGSVPHPTQRIKPHSKGGIDSPPTSRDAQQSPGDGGKPSSRPTITTTIP; translated from the exons ATGgcaaaatatttatatactttcttGGCGGGCCTTCTGCTTCTTCTCCTTATTGCTATACCAG AAATAAAGGCCCAGGGTCAAAGTATATGCAAAACCGTGATACGTGACGGATTATGCAAGGATGCACAAGACAAAGCAGTGTGCAACGCAACCTGTCTAGGATCGCTGAAAGCAAATCATTTCCAATGTACTGATCATAAAGCATGCATGTGCTATTGGAAGTGTCCTCTTCCTCATTCCATACACAAAAAGCCAGCACCTCTCGGTTCGGTACCACATCCAACCCAGCGCATAAAACCACACTCTAAAGGTGGTATTGACTCACCTCCAACAAGCCGGGACGCACAACAATCCCCTGGTGATGGTGGTAAGCCAAGTTCTAGGCCAACAATCACTACTACCATCCCCTGA
- the LOC122594390 gene encoding major pollen allergen Art v 1-like has product MAKGSFAFLAGILFLFVIAISEIEAGGAPKLCEKSSQTFTGKCDNKECDKKCMKFEKAIHGTCHKREGKDGCFCYYDCATAPPSKDTKPAPPGLVPPPTPSPSPSPPAEGGGDSPPPPAEGGGDSPPPPSTH; this is encoded by the exons ATGGCAAAAGGCTCATTTGCTTTCTTGGCGGGCATTCTGTTCCTTTTCGTTATTGCTATATCAG AAATAGAGGCAGGAGGTGCTCCAAAACTATGTGAAAAGAGCAGTCAAACATTTACAGGAAAGTGTGACAACAAAGAGTGTGACAAAAAATGTATGAAATTTGAGAAAGCAATACATGGCACTTGTCACAAGCGCGAAGGGAAAGACGGGTGCTTCTGCTACTACGACTGTGCCACGGCTCCTCCTTCCAAAGACACAAAACCAGCTCCTCCCGGTTTGGTACCACCTCCAACTCCATCTCCATCTCCATCTCCACCTGCTGAAGGTGGTGGTGACTCACCACCACCCCCTGCTGAAGGGGGTGGTGACTCACCACCTCCACCTAGCACTCACTAA
- the LOC122594496 gene encoding major pollen allergen Art v 1-like, with protein sequence MAKTSSVFFAGLLFFFVIAISEIEAGGAPKLCEKNSQTYTGKCDNKACDKKCIQWEKAMHGVCHLREAKVGCYCYYDCTKAPPASKPAPPEAAIPPPLSPPSPDGAGGGAGGGAGGGAGSGAGGGADGGAGGGGGGGGGDGGGGADGGSPPSPTPNGPCHCPCMKNAK encoded by the exons ATGGCTAAAACTTCATCTGTATTCTTTGCGGGCCTTCTATTCTTTTTTGTTATAGCTATATCAG AAATAGAGGCAGGAGGTGCTCCAAAACTATGCGAAAAGAACAGTCAAACATATACGGGAAAATGTGACAACAAAGCGTGTGACAAAAAATGTATACAATGGGAGAAAGCGATGCATGGCGTGTGTCACTTGCGAGAAGCCAAAGTCGGTTGTTACTGCTACTATGACTGCACTAAGGCCCCTCCTGCTTCGAAGCCAGCTCCTCCAGAAGCAGCTATACCGCCTCCACTATCTCCGCCATCTCCTGACGGAGCTGGTGGGGGTGCAGGCGGCGGAGCTGGTGGAGGTGCCGGAAGTGGTGCTGGTGGTGGTGCCGATGGTGGAgccggaggtggtggtggtggaggggGTGGAGATGGCGGTGGTGGAGCCGATGGTGGATCGCCACCTTCGCCTACACCCAATGGCCCGTGCCATTGCCCGTGTATGAAGAATGCTAAATAG
- the LOC122591881 gene encoding uncharacterized protein LOC122591881, whose product MAKPSVAFFAFLLLLFILAISEIATVKAELCEKASKTWSGTCRYTKHCDNQCKSWESAAHGACHVRKKKHMCFCYFHCSKAQKLIELVLTLFLHVIGASSILGPNGCINFVIYKMPKYSFGYIAILFFVLAISEIQAAVSNAPKLCEKPSKTYSGLCFNYACDKKCMEWEAAFHGACHTRESVNNCYCYYHCDKAPPATKPVPPEAMAPSPDASGGTGSPPPAKKIVEKVTN is encoded by the exons ATGGCGAAACCTTCAGTTGCTTTCTTCGCATTCCTTCTTTTGCTCTTCATTCTTGCTATCTCGG AAATTGCGACTGTGAAGGCAGAACTATGTGAGAAGGCGAGCAAGACGTGGTCTGGAACGTGTCGTTACACGAAACACTGTGACAACCAGTGCAAGTCATGGGAGAGTGCAGCCCATGGAGCTTGCCATGTTCGTAAGAAGAAACACATGTGCTTTTGCTACTTCCACTGCTCCAAAGCCCAGAAGCTG ATCGAGCTAGTATTAACGTTGTTTCTGCATGTAATTGGCGCTT CAAGTATACTTGGTCCTAACGGGTGTATCAATTTCGTCATCTATAAAATGCCTAAATATTCATTCGGTTACATTGCAATACTATTTTTCGTTCTTGCTATCTCAG AAATACAGGCAGCAGTTAGTAATGCTCCAAAGTTATGTGAAAAGCCAAGCAAGACGTATTCAGGATTGTGTTTCAACTATGCTTGTGACAAAAAGTGTATGGAATGGGAGGCAGCATTTCACGGTGCTTGTCACACGCGTGAATCCGTAAACAACTGCTATTGCTACTATCACTGTGACAAAGCTCCTCCTGCCACAAAACCAGTTCCCCCTGAGGCAATGGCTCCTTCACCTGATGCTAGCGGTGGTACTGGATCACCACCGCCAGCTAAGAAAATTGTTGAAAAGGTCACAAATTAA